From a single Phormidium ambiguum IAM M-71 genomic region:
- the cas2 gene encoding CRISPR-associated endonuclease Cas2, giving the protein MLFYVVVYDVPCDKRRKKVADLLEGYGRRVQLSVFECVLNASQYDELRKRLQKRVKLAEDSVRFYPLSGHTLSQVETWGVGPAITVFPQSVII; this is encoded by the coding sequence ATGTTGTTTTATGTGGTGGTTTATGATGTTCCTTGCGATAAGCGACGGAAGAAGGTGGCTGATTTGTTGGAAGGTTATGGGAGGCGGGTGCAGTTGAGTGTTTTTGAATGTGTGTTGAATGCTAGTCAATATGATGAGTTACGAAAACGTTTGCAAAAGCGGGTGAAGTTGGCGGAGGATAGCGTGCGGTTTTATCCTTTGTCTGGTCATACTTTATCACAGGTGGAAACTTGGGGTGTGGGGCCAGCAATTACGGTGTTTCCTCAGTCGGTGATTATTTGA
- the cas10 gene encoding type III-B CRISPR-associated protein Cas10/Cmr2: MSHPYWQAKIWGLLHDPVFKALHDNSGRGLEGAWETLKCMEGWVSPKQKSAHKTSEFSSKWLNTVGLCDLIASASDRAAVGRLPNIAIDYDDTGLQIRHLLSGEPQTLKLGQWHDYLISLGETRKDWLATIEEISIPDSIKQEENPQKVFWWLWRCYPVVLSKALERSQNIPQEPSLPLLPADTRIPDGSLWSHASMTAALAGALAGYDKQGQTYPKKYQRFTESRPHLAIFTFSPVQELIKASRKMRDFWAGSWLLHYLSAKVCWAIANKYGPDSLLYPCLYEQPLIDHWLLETYSQDRSFTEVITQPKASKLLTAGFPNVLVFILPDNGASQSPNAEKNPVKSAMAYAEQVLREEWKNLGDGVLNYLKDRHWMPNINPNTWDGWLKAQWQTYWVALPLGNPETVLHHSPRKAKLYEQWTDKQNEFACPKENLFVEPEKQFIQAVFKAALQEDWQNRRSSKQSYKAKQPNLNVGSWWASIFDQTRLAMNAIKNARNWQLPTAFGPRSTVSGLGPVVHPQTEKKDWITEKETKECWQNRINLFDGIEQLNATETLKRGLHKILPDLLHIKEAEMANSYPDLTAGVAGYLKVANSEHLEHFNQACQEIIEKFDFAQKVADEMKAKWGIPWADNKPQKYHPRLLNVGWLIEDAPEEDREKTRLQLTQTIDHYYPNNNPTDWYILAAGDGDSMGNWLQGEKLDNYRQYIPDALSAKLNKTEKEVQEKFKKFLEVKKRMGPSTHSALSRALLDFSNQLIPYITEERYAGRLIYSGGDDVLAYTNLWEWDNWLWDIRQCFQGNEDPQKQFSNDGNYWQSFAKNLPNRPLFTMGKNATISFGIVIASQGVPLAIALENLWSAEEEAKEHKYHSGCFLTNKNAKDFRQKDAVQVRILYSNGNILKATAKFDTFQEWKKLLTVIDNLEPAIFEQAAQIWQQHPAPEISAIAPWTKAFCSRRDFLKEDKTLRDKFQNQLADFSETLWRTTAPEEFDREMQTWLKIAAFTLRNRQIDF, encoded by the coding sequence GTGTCACACCCGTATTGGCAAGCAAAAATTTGGGGGTTACTCCACGACCCAGTATTCAAAGCCTTACATGATAATAGTGGACGAGGCTTAGAAGGAGCTTGGGAAACGCTCAAATGTATGGAAGGGTGGGTATCGCCCAAACAGAAAAGCGCCCACAAAACCTCAGAATTTAGTTCAAAATGGTTAAACACAGTGGGATTGTGTGATTTAATTGCATCAGCGAGCGATCGGGCCGCAGTCGGTAGACTACCCAACATTGCCATAGACTACGATGATACTGGATTGCAAATTCGCCACCTACTTTCCGGCGAACCCCAAACCCTAAAACTCGGACAATGGCATGATTACTTAATCAGTTTAGGCGAAACTCGCAAAGACTGGTTAGCAACAATCGAGGAAATTTCCATACCCGACTCCATAAAACAAGAAGAAAATCCCCAAAAAGTCTTTTGGTGGTTGTGGCGTTGCTATCCCGTCGTACTCAGTAAAGCCTTAGAACGCAGCCAAAACATCCCCCAAGAACCCAGCTTACCACTCCTACCCGCCGATACCCGCATCCCCGACGGTTCACTTTGGAGTCACGCCTCCATGACAGCCGCCTTAGCAGGTGCATTGGCAGGTTACGATAAACAAGGACAAACCTATCCAAAAAAATATCAAAGGTTTACCGAATCTCGCCCCCATCTAGCAATTTTCACCTTCTCCCCAGTCCAAGAGTTAATCAAAGCTAGTCGGAAAATGCGCGACTTTTGGGCAGGTTCCTGGTTACTACATTATCTATCAGCAAAAGTTTGTTGGGCAATAGCCAATAAATACGGCCCCGATAGTTTATTATATCCCTGCCTTTACGAACAACCATTAATAGACCACTGGCTATTAGAAACCTATTCCCAAGATAGGAGTTTTACAGAAGTCATCACCCAACCTAAAGCCTCGAAACTCCTCACAGCTGGATTCCCCAACGTCCTAGTTTTCATCTTACCAGACAACGGCGCATCTCAAAGCCCAAACGCAGAAAAAAACCCCGTCAAATCTGCAATGGCTTATGCCGAACAAGTACTTAGAGAAGAATGGAAAAACTTAGGCGATGGAGTTTTAAACTACTTAAAAGATCGACATTGGATGCCCAATATCAACCCGAACACTTGGGATGGTTGGCTAAAAGCCCAATGGCAAACTTATTGGGTAGCCTTACCTTTAGGAAATCCCGAAACCGTCTTACATCATTCCCCCCGCAAAGCCAAACTTTACGAACAATGGACAGACAAACAAAACGAATTCGCTTGCCCTAAAGAAAACTTATTTGTAGAACCAGAAAAACAATTTATCCAAGCGGTTTTTAAAGCAGCATTACAGGAAGACTGGCAAAATCGGCGCAGTTCCAAACAAAGCTATAAAGCTAAACAACCTAACTTAAATGTTGGTTCTTGGTGGGCAAGTATTTTCGACCAAACACGCCTCGCCATGAATGCAATTAAAAACGCCCGAAATTGGCAATTACCTACAGCTTTTGGCCCCCGTTCCACTGTTTCCGGCTTAGGCCCAGTAGTCCATCCCCAAACGGAAAAAAAAGATTGGATTACCGAAAAAGAAACAAAGGAATGTTGGCAAAACCGAATCAATTTATTTGATGGCATCGAACAACTAAATGCCACCGAAACCTTGAAACGAGGTTTGCATAAAATTTTACCAGATTTGCTCCATATTAAGGAAGCAGAGATGGCAAACTCTTACCCCGACTTAACTGCTGGAGTAGCCGGATATTTAAAAGTAGCAAACAGCGAACATCTAGAACATTTTAACCAAGCTTGCCAAGAGATTATCGAAAAGTTTGATTTTGCCCAAAAAGTAGCAGATGAAATGAAAGCCAAGTGGGGCATACCTTGGGCAGACAACAAACCGCAAAAATACCATCCTCGCCTGCTAAATGTTGGCTGGTTAATCGAAGATGCCCCAGAAGAAGACCGGGAAAAAACCCGTTTACAATTAACCCAAACAATTGACCATTACTACCCAAATAATAACCCGACCGATTGGTATATTTTAGCCGCCGGGGATGGCGATAGTATGGGTAATTGGCTGCAAGGAGAAAAGTTAGATAATTATCGCCAATATATTCCCGATGCCCTTTCCGCTAAACTCAATAAAACCGAAAAGGAAGTCCAAGAAAAGTTTAAAAAATTCTTGGAAGTAAAAAAACGCATGGGGCCATCAACTCACAGCGCCCTCAGTCGGGCATTGTTGGATTTTTCTAATCAATTAATTCCCTATATAACGGAGGAACGCTATGCTGGCAGGTTAATTTATAGCGGCGGTGATGATGTTTTAGCTTACACAAATCTCTGGGAATGGGATAATTGGTTATGGGATATTCGCCAATGTTTCCAAGGAAATGAAGACCCACAAAAGCAGTTTAGTAATGATGGAAATTATTGGCAAAGTTTCGCTAAAAATTTACCGAATCGCCCCTTGTTTACAATGGGGAAAAATGCGACAATTAGCTTTGGAATTGTCATCGCTAGTCAAGGTGTTCCTCTAGCTATTGCTTTAGAAAATTTGTGGTCAGCAGAAGAGGAAGCGAAAGAACATAAATATCATAGTGGTTGTTTCTTAACTAATAAGAATGCCAAAGATTTCCGCCAAAAAGATGCAGTTCAAGTGCGGATTCTGTACAGCAACGGCAATATTTTAAAAGCTACTGCCAAGTTCGACACTTTTCAAGAATGGAAAAAACTCCTGACAGTAATCGATAATTTAGAACCTGCAATTTTTGAACAAGCGGCGCAAATTTGGCAGCAACATCCAGCGCCAGAAATTAGCGCGATCGCACCTTGGACAAAAGCCTTTTGTAGTCGGCGCGACTTCCTCAAAGAGGATAAAACCTTGCGGGATAAGTTTCAAAACCAATTAGCCGACTTCAGCGAAACTTTATGGCGAACAACTGCGCCGGAAGAGTTCGATCGAGAAATGCAAACTTGGCTAAAAATCGCCGCCTTTACCTTGCGAAATCGTCAAATTGATTTTTAA
- a CDS encoding type III-B CRISPR module-associated Cmr3 family protein gives MFWYKIIPLDVLLFRDAKPFSPGERAWAGSVFPPNGHAIAGALRQLIGDKITCQIKGPFFCYNQETLYFPRPLGFVNSNPLIPLVWQQKNSLNYAFWDRQQPCPLLSVKNSDNSAQESFQFRQFLPYNVIIKYLETGKISAEDWAIQEEGEDQPWAVETRSHNALLESTRQVKDADGYFVENAIRLKSNWSLAIGIDREIETPTTIRLGGEGHRAILQRCDNLSAQWETLAKLSNQNFQIGGKSLAYLITPGVFERLHDNYQSICQSWPWEWKLAHITNSNQKSGQLVSVASDRAVPISCRMQYENRSIPAPQVFAAPSGSIYYLNQPQKLFQESDEATKQAKRWRQLGYSELLWISFEVETGFL, from the coding sequence ATGTTTTGGTACAAAATTATTCCCTTAGATGTGTTATTATTCAGAGATGCCAAACCTTTTTCCCCCGGAGAAAGAGCTTGGGCAGGTAGCGTTTTTCCGCCTAACGGTCATGCGATCGCAGGTGCATTACGCCAACTAATAGGCGACAAAATCACCTGCCAAATTAAAGGCCCGTTCTTCTGTTATAACCAAGAAACCTTATACTTTCCTCGCCCTTTAGGATTTGTCAATTCTAATCCTTTAATTCCCCTTGTTTGGCAACAGAAAAATTCCCTAAATTATGCCTTTTGGGATCGACAACAACCTTGTCCTCTTTTGTCAGTAAAAAACTCCGATAATTCCGCTCAAGAAAGTTTCCAGTTTCGCCAATTTTTACCTTATAATGTAATCATCAAATATTTAGAGACTGGCAAAATCAGTGCTGAAGATTGGGCAATCCAAGAAGAAGGAGAAGACCAACCTTGGGCAGTTGAAACTCGTTCCCATAATGCCCTTTTAGAAAGTACCCGCCAAGTCAAAGACGCTGATGGTTACTTTGTAGAAAATGCCATTCGCCTGAAAAGTAATTGGAGTTTGGCGATCGGGATCGATCGAGAAATCGAAACTCCTACAACCATCAGACTAGGTGGCGAAGGACATCGTGCTATTTTGCAACGCTGCGACAACTTAAGCGCACAGTGGGAAACCTTGGCAAAGTTATCAAACCAGAATTTTCAAATAGGAGGAAAATCCCTTGCTTACCTAATTACCCCCGGAGTATTTGAACGCCTCCACGATAATTATCAATCAATCTGTCAATCATGGCCTTGGGAGTGGAAATTAGCCCACATTACTAACAGTAATCAAAAATCGGGGCAATTAGTCAGCGTCGCAAGCGATCGGGCCGTTCCGATTAGCTGTCGGATGCAATATGAAAACAGAAGTATTCCCGCCCCCCAAGTTTTTGCCGCCCCATCTGGCAGTATTTATTACCTGAATCAACCCCAAAAATTGTTTCAGGAAAGCGACGAAGCAACAAAGCAAGCTAAACGTTGGCGACAACTAGGTTATTCAGAATTGTTGTGGATTTCGTTTGAGGTAGAAACCGGGTTTCTTTGA
- the cmr4 gene encoding type III-B CRISPR module RAMP protein Cmr4, giving the protein MKDFRIGYLYSLAPIHCGGEGDLGNILEIAREVHTNFPYVPGSSLRGSLRDEVKLLDPEAADTLFGKELDNNGQMGVHQVWFGDARLLWIPMRTMSLRGGADIFTWVSCHSLIRDHAIASNKPFVTFPDRPVGTRAGTYIVADAQIEVSAMENKQKEAIALAGSWPSSLDSVNQTWEQNRIILPDADFQVLMEHSLWTQVRNKIQEETKGSNQAGSAEVFWTDVCIPRDSFLYFTWGYRLLKEKPVTTVEHDLMIEVLQGLLQVGGQANVGRGWVQSWVSNNTFQFSVNEPVATSVGV; this is encoded by the coding sequence ATGAAAGACTTTCGCATTGGTTATCTTTACAGTCTCGCACCGATTCATTGTGGTGGCGAAGGCGATTTAGGAAACATTTTAGAAATTGCCCGTGAAGTACACACAAATTTCCCTTATGTGCCCGGTTCTTCCCTGCGAGGTAGCTTACGAGATGAAGTGAAATTACTCGATCCAGAAGCAGCAGATACTTTATTCGGCAAAGAGTTAGATAATAATGGTCAAATGGGAGTGCATCAAGTTTGGTTTGGGGATGCCCGTTTGTTATGGATTCCTATGCGAACCATGTCTTTAAGAGGTGGTGCAGATATTTTCACTTGGGTAAGTTGCCACTCTTTAATTAGAGATCATGCGATCGCATCTAACAAACCATTTGTTACTTTTCCCGATCGACCTGTGGGAACTCGTGCAGGTACTTACATAGTAGCAGATGCACAGATTGAAGTATCGGCTATGGAGAACAAACAAAAAGAAGCGATCGCCCTTGCTGGCAGTTGGCCTTCTTCCTTAGATTCAGTCAACCAAACTTGGGAACAAAATCGAATTATCTTACCAGATGCCGATTTCCAAGTATTAATGGAACATTCACTTTGGACGCAAGTTCGCAACAAAATTCAGGAAGAAACAAAAGGATCGAATCAAGCGGGATCTGCGGAAGTATTTTGGACAGATGTTTGCATTCCCAGAGATAGCTTTTTGTATTTTACTTGGGGATACCGCTTACTCAAAGAAAAACCTGTTACAACTGTTGAACACGATTTAATGATCGAAGTTCTCCAAGGATTATTGCAAGTTGGCGGACAAGCAAATGTTGGCAGAGGTTGGGTACAAAGTTGGGTAAGCAATAACACTTTTCAATTTTCTGTAAATGAACCAGTTGCTACATCTGTAGGAGTTTAA
- a CDS encoding RAMP superfamily CRISPR-associated protein gives MYSGNRLVELLEKQHEKRSQQSEKYQGLFKKGTFTLQWRAKVGSFPHPDAETIVSAGEPCGAWKVSNGRPEDKRNVGENLNLLSILPLNGYIPGSSIRGLVRNWAKQRPEIKPKMLKILGFQDSENITPGKIEFLDAWPEEATQLTLDIVNPQEPFQVYHQGQSKPLSFYTLGNGEEPINVTVAIRGIPGKATEAEVQEVWEWVQQALNLYGVGSRTASGYGAIKTKDKLKVNPDPDSTSKRFDFTLYSQGSYGVDPQQDLDLRPSHWRGWLRSWILRFLLGVMSEDHAKLTLAELMGILEPNSRKGCVRSEMIKTQKVKVSENSPSFYVWKGKLTLSAPNEILNEIILPIVKFAVTVGGVGRGWRRPLHIFRNDRNFEAARGTHLILTQKLKKKGTDELKDVPYHLSPSNDWKKTYEDWRNAVQKRWSNRVISGYNNPIAEVFSPESCAVYAVPGPNDEPLELIDIEWQETNPLNTRGDGVDLIYQPTYKRKIDVGGNAAGGGNAHCSWVSIKRVNIPNQQENTNCQEIVCLFMGGQRPGSTHLRSQFLNDLAQISGAVHLFGMQPTEQE, from the coding sequence ATGTACTCAGGAAATAGATTAGTCGAACTATTAGAGAAACAGCACGAAAAGCGATCGCAACAATCAGAAAAATACCAAGGCTTGTTCAAAAAAGGTACATTTACCCTTCAATGGCGAGCCAAAGTTGGTTCTTTCCCCCATCCCGATGCAGAAACGATCGTCTCTGCGGGAGAACCTTGCGGTGCTTGGAAAGTAAGTAACGGAAGACCAGAAGATAAACGTAATGTGGGTGAGAACTTGAATTTATTATCAATCCTACCACTAAACGGATATATTCCAGGGTCTTCTATTAGAGGATTGGTGAGAAATTGGGCGAAACAAAGACCAGAAATTAAACCTAAAATGTTAAAAATTTTAGGCTTTCAAGATAGCGAAAACATCACCCCCGGAAAGATTGAATTTTTAGACGCTTGGCCTGAAGAAGCAACCCAATTAACATTAGATATTGTCAATCCCCAAGAGCCTTTTCAAGTTTATCACCAAGGACAAAGCAAACCCCTATCTTTTTACACATTAGGTAATGGTGAAGAACCTATAAATGTAACTGTTGCTATTAGAGGTATTCCCGGTAAAGCTACAGAAGCAGAGGTTCAAGAAGTATGGGAATGGGTGCAACAAGCACTTAATTTATATGGAGTTGGTAGTCGTACTGCTTCCGGTTATGGTGCGATTAAAACTAAAGATAAACTCAAAGTTAATCCCGATCCTGATTCTACTAGCAAAAGATTTGATTTCACTCTTTACAGTCAAGGATCTTATGGAGTAGATCCGCAACAAGACCTCGATCTACGTCCTTCTCACTGGCGAGGGTGGTTACGTTCTTGGATATTGCGATTTTTATTAGGAGTAATGTCTGAAGATCATGCCAAATTAACATTAGCAGAATTAATGGGAATTTTGGAACCCAATAGTCGGAAGGGCTGTGTGCGATCGGAAATGATTAAAACTCAGAAAGTAAAAGTATCAGAAAATTCACCCTCTTTTTACGTTTGGAAAGGTAAGCTTACTTTAAGCGCACCTAACGAAATCTTAAATGAAATCATCCTACCAATTGTCAAATTTGCCGTTACTGTTGGAGGCGTAGGAAGAGGTTGGCGACGACCGTTGCATATTTTTAGAAACGATCGCAACTTTGAGGCTGCCAGGGGTACTCATCTAATCTTAACTCAAAAACTTAAAAAGAAAGGTACAGATGAGTTGAAAGACGTTCCTTATCATTTGTCGCCATCGAATGATTGGAAAAAGACTTATGAAGATTGGCGAAATGCTGTGCAAAAGCGTTGGTCGAATCGAGTTATTTCCGGTTACAACAATCCAATAGCAGAGGTTTTTTCTCCAGAAAGTTGTGCCGTTTATGCGGTTCCTGGGCCTAATGATGAACCTCTTGAGTTGATCGATATTGAATGGCAAGAAACTAATCCCTTAAATACTCGCGGAGATGGAGTTGATCTAATTTATCAACCAACTTATAAACGAAAAATTGATGTAGGAGGAAATGCTGCTGGTGGTGGTAATGCACATTGTTCTTGGGTAAGTATTAAGCGGGTGAATATTCCTAATCAACAAGAAAACACAAATTGCCAAGAAATAGTTTGCTTGTTTATGGGTGGACAAAGACCGGGATCTACTCATTTACGATCGCAATTTCTTAATGATTTAGCTCAAATTTCTGGTGCTGTTCACTTATTTGGAATGCAACCAACAGAACAGGAATAG
- a CDS encoding WYL domain-containing protein — translation MHTPLICHILIGPPGSGKSTFAAQLAQLGNYQIVSTDAIRQQLYGDEIIQGKWSEVEARVLGEIERAIASSCAIVYDATNAKRPYRMALLMQLKNLSENMQWIGWHINTSLATCKAWNQNRSRQVPETVIEEMFSALQKFPPVVAEGFTAINSIDFTDPKFTWQTVTAKINSLSRRQINRNNRTKHSQIKLHSYSRLLDFERLLHLIALIIQYPTLGNLQHTNPNLLEKILGEPSNFSSSLAEITAIMSKLKDPIYADSQALTKDLQWLKTQGFISRGKLPIYSQLPEIQLEKVEDSNLVTHSYSDLEPFLRLIKTIRFILHHPFLPNTGEGHLKTLVTALRENQIINYNYLDTVRKDMEKVLKSYQILPDFPLRNGYFAGTGIFSRYELQKVFTVIQSQAQNLEDPVALASYETFKERIALSNLGITDTYPVRTIGTHCIIDSAFVQDSALAKNLEKLEAAILRGELLELNRISGCATFPGDEHCFFLAWPLQIVFHNLGWYLGFECASGKHLGLFRFERLDRLFLGKPQNQVREREIQLKSLQKLEKLYTASAGIFLGNSAQMQQQFLSSEPGEKANVEVMVELWFNDDKFRFISEGTKRFPSSQMKMSPPLGGSKLNYPKSIFCLAKTKDFQFPNRFRVKLPMWSLNDVDLLRWIVGFAGNVKVKQPVELINKIKEIGIAITQVYSDLV, via the coding sequence ATGCACACACCCCTAATCTGTCACATTTTAATTGGGCCACCGGGTAGCGGTAAATCTACTTTTGCTGCACAACTCGCCCAACTGGGAAACTATCAAATTGTTTCTACCGATGCTATTCGTCAACAACTTTACGGCGATGAAATCATTCAGGGGAAATGGTCGGAGGTGGAAGCAAGAGTTTTGGGGGAAATTGAAAGGGCGATCGCTTCTAGTTGCGCGATCGTTTATGATGCTACAAATGCCAAACGTCCTTACCGCATGGCATTACTAATGCAGCTGAAAAACCTATCAGAAAATATGCAATGGATTGGTTGGCATATTAACACTTCCCTCGCCACTTGTAAAGCATGGAACCAAAACCGTTCACGTCAAGTTCCCGAAACAGTAATTGAGGAAATGTTCTCAGCTTTACAAAAATTTCCTCCAGTAGTAGCAGAGGGATTTACTGCGATTAACTCCATTGATTTTACCGATCCTAAATTCACTTGGCAAACAGTCACCGCCAAAATCAATTCCCTCTCACGCAGGCAAATCAATCGCAACAATCGCACCAAACATTCTCAAATCAAATTACACAGTTATTCGCGCTTACTAGACTTTGAAAGATTGCTGCATCTAATTGCTTTAATTATTCAATATCCCACATTAGGAAACTTACAACACACTAACCCAAACTTACTAGAAAAAATTTTGGGCGAACCAAGTAATTTTTCCTCTTCTTTAGCAGAGATTACTGCTATAATGTCTAAATTAAAAGATCCTATTTATGCCGATTCTCAAGCACTAACTAAAGATTTACAATGGTTAAAGACTCAAGGATTTATTAGCAGGGGAAAGTTACCCATTTATTCTCAACTCCCAGAGATTCAACTGGAGAAAGTAGAAGATTCAAACCTAGTAACCCATAGTTACTCAGACTTAGAACCATTTCTGCGTCTGATAAAAACAATTCGGTTTATTCTACATCATCCTTTTCTACCAAATACAGGCGAAGGACATTTAAAAACCTTAGTTACTGCATTACGAGAAAACCAGATTATCAATTATAACTATTTAGATACAGTGCGAAAAGATATGGAAAAAGTTTTAAAATCTTATCAAATATTGCCCGACTTTCCTTTAAGAAATGGCTATTTTGCTGGGACGGGTATCTTCTCCCGATATGAACTGCAAAAAGTATTTACTGTGATTCAATCTCAAGCACAAAATTTAGAAGACCCTGTAGCTTTAGCTAGTTATGAAACCTTTAAAGAACGGATTGCTTTAAGTAATTTAGGTATTACCGACACCTATCCAGTTCGCACTATTGGCACTCATTGTATAATTGATTCTGCATTTGTTCAGGATTCTGCATTAGCAAAAAACTTAGAAAAGTTAGAAGCAGCTATTTTGCGAGGTGAATTATTAGAACTTAATCGCATTTCTGGTTGTGCTACTTTTCCCGGAGATGAACATTGTTTCTTTTTAGCATGGCCTTTACAAATTGTGTTTCATAATTTAGGCTGGTATTTAGGTTTTGAATGTGCCAGTGGGAAACATCTTGGTTTGTTTCGCTTTGAACGTTTAGATAGATTGTTTCTTGGTAAACCACAAAACCAAGTTCGAGAACGAGAAATTCAATTAAAGTCTTTGCAGAAGTTAGAGAAATTATATACAGCTAGTGCGGGAATTTTCTTGGGTAATAGTGCTCAGATGCAGCAACAGTTTCTTAGCAGCGAACCGGGGGAAAAAGCTAATGTTGAGGTGATGGTTGAACTTTGGTTTAATGATGATAAATTTCGCTTTATTAGTGAAGGTACAAAACGATTTCCCAGCAGTCAAATGAAGATGTCTCCTCCACTGGGAGGTAGTAAGTTAAATTATCCTAAATCAATATTTTGTTTAGCGAAAACTAAAGATTTTCAGTTTCCTAATCGATTTCGAGTTAAGTTACCAATGTGGTCGCTAAATGATGTGGATTTGTTGCGCTGGATTGTTGGTTTTGCTGGTAATGTTAAGGTGAAGCAACCTGTTGAATTAATTAATAAAATTAAGGAAATTGGCATAGCAATTACTCAGGTTTATTCGGATTTGGTGTAA
- the csx18 gene encoding CRISPR-associated protein Csx18 gives MYITQRAAFVRNLGIAGINGAITLIILLIAPLGLAAVLTNTLLVTVASFINATVADRIIQFLQPSQIETLQATLDPKKSSSPVRRTDSNDLSR, from the coding sequence ATGTATATTACTCAACGTGCTGCTTTTGTTCGTAATTTAGGAATAGCTGGAATTAATGGGGCAATTACTTTAATTATCTTACTAATTGCGCCTTTAGGATTAGCGGCTGTCTTAACTAATACTTTGTTAGTTACTGTTGCCAGCTTTATTAATGCTACTGTAGCCGATCGCATTATCCAATTCTTGCAACCTTCGCAAATCGAAACATTACAAGCAACACTCGATCCAAAAAAGTCGTCTTCGCCAGTTCGCCGCACTGATAGTAATGATTTGAGTCGATAA
- the cas1 gene encoding CRISPR-associated endonuclease Cas1 codes for MTTLYVSKQGCYVFRQQETLVIKQKETILGEVQLPHLEQVLIFGKSQVTTDAIRACLARNIPIAYLSRMGYCYGRIMPIERGYRQLSRYQKQLTAIERLQVARLIVQAKLKNSRVFLMRQQRRKPSEVIGLAIQSLEHFIQQAGEANAIQQLMGYEGAGAAQYFSAFGECITNSHFVFIARSRCPPGNPVNAMLSFGYQLLWNHLLALIELQGLDPYHACLHQGTERHAALASDLIEEFRAPLIDSLVLWLVNTKVMDAETDFDYYDSGCYLNNLGRPKYIKFFLQRLEEDKVTESGEKQPRWELLMQQVKAFKEFVYHPVKVYQPYQIR; via the coding sequence ATGACTACTCTTTACGTTTCTAAGCAAGGTTGTTACGTTTTTCGTCAGCAAGAAACTCTGGTAATTAAACAAAAAGAAACTATTCTTGGTGAAGTGCAACTGCCACATTTGGAACAGGTGTTAATTTTTGGAAAATCCCAAGTTACTACTGATGCAATTCGGGCTTGTTTGGCGAGAAATATTCCTATTGCTTATCTTTCTCGGATGGGATATTGTTACGGACGAATTATGCCAATAGAACGAGGATATCGCCAACTTTCTCGCTATCAAAAACAACTAACAGCTATTGAAAGGTTACAAGTTGCCCGCTTAATTGTCCAAGCTAAATTAAAAAATAGTCGAGTTTTCTTAATGCGACAACAACGCCGAAAACCATCAGAAGTTATCGGTTTAGCAATTCAAAGTTTAGAACATTTTATCCAACAGGCAGGAGAAGCAAATGCAATTCAACAATTAATGGGATATGAAGGTGCTGGCGCTGCTCAATATTTTTCTGCCTTTGGTGAATGTATTACTAATTCCCATTTTGTTTTTATTGCCCGTTCCCGTTGTCCCCCTGGTAATCCGGTTAATGCTATGCTCAGTTTTGGTTATCAATTATTATGGAATCACCTGTTAGCTTTAATTGAATTACAAGGGTTAGATCCCTATCATGCTTGTCTGCATCAAGGCACTGAACGCCATGCTGCCCTTGCTTCAGATTTAATTGAAGAATTTCGCGCTCCGTTAATTGATTCTTTAGTATTATGGTTGGTGAATACTAAAGTAATGGATGCCGAAACGGATTTCGATTATTACGATAGTGGTTGTTATCTCAATAATTTGGGAAGACCTAAGTATATTAAATTTTTCTTGCAACGTTTGGAGGAAGATAAAGTTACGGAATCAGGGGAAAAACAACCTCGCTGGGAGTTATTGATGCAGCAAGTTAAAGCTTTTAAAGAGTTCGTTTATCACCCAGTAAAAGTTTATCAACCTTATCAAATTCGTTAA
- the cas2 gene encoding CRISPR-associated endonuclease Cas2 — translation MLFYVIVYDIPDDKRRQKVANLLEGYGKRVQYSVFECILTAEKYKELGQRLRKRVKISEDSVRFYPLSGHTLNQIETWGGCPITQPPSSTVI, via the coding sequence ATGTTATTTTACGTGATTGTCTACGATATTCCTGATGATAAACGTCGCCAAAAAGTTGCCAATTTATTAGAGGGGTATGGGAAAAGAGTTCAATATAGCGTTTTTGAATGTATTCTGACGGCTGAAAAATATAAGGAACTGGGGCAAAGGTTACGCAAACGAGTCAAAATTTCGGAAGATAGTGTACGTTTTTATCCTCTCTCTGGTCATACTTTAAACCAGATCGAAACTTGGGGCGGTTGCCCTATAACTCAGCCTCCGAGTTCAACAGTGATTTGA